From a single Sorghum bicolor cultivar BTx623 chromosome 5, Sorghum_bicolor_NCBIv3, whole genome shotgun sequence genomic region:
- the LOC8073628 gene encoding probable receptor-like protein kinase At2g42960 has translation MATPTSPRASKSTAARGRPPQLTPSTTWFSTTPSPSSTSTQSSVHKISTHAAAGHATMDTPLVALIVVAGTSLAVAVPCLLLAFLCRRRDSSKSQLKPRCCSAAGAAAASRLPVSATAGTTTADCASWSFYGTPADATLLKLSLADLAAATGGFSPDNIIGDGGYGFVYRAVLPNGVAVAVKRLSGDGDAAAGNREFRAELEVLGSLSHPNLARLLGYCAAGRDRILVYELLERGSLDAWLHGTDAEDGGGTDSLPWSARLRVARGAAAALEFLHHGRHPPVLHRDVKSSNVLLGEGFEAKLADFGLARIVRGSPAKSHVSTQAAGTAGYVAPEIWDGVGATAKADVYSFGVLLIEIVTGHRPSWPMKASMGDKEVNLVDWAREKIGADEASGILDRRMGIEAQGKEMEEAKALLEIARRCIDNAAKNRPTMEEAVAMLSKI, from the exons ATGGCGACGCCGACGTCGCCGCGCGCGTCGAAGTCAACCGCTGCCCGCGGCCGGCCACCACAGTTGACTCCATCGACGACTTGGTTCTCCACCACTCCCTCTCCGTCTTCCACTTCCACCCAAAGCAGCGTCCACAAGATCTCCACGCACGCTGCCGCCGGCCACGCGACGATGGACACCCCGCTCGTCGCGCTGATCGTCGTCGCCGGGACCTCACTCGCCGTCGCGGTGCCCTGCCTCCTCCTCGCCTTCCTCTGCCGCCGCCGTGACAGCAGCAAGAGCCAGCTCAAGCCACGCTGCTGCTCGGCAGCGGGGGCGGCGGCAGCGTCAAGGCTCCCGGTCTCCGCGACGGccgggacgacgacggcggaCTGCGCGTCGTGGTCCTTCTACGGCACGCCCGCGGACGCCACGCTGCTGAAGCTCTCGCTCGCCGACCTCGCCGCGGCCACGGGGGGATTCTCCCCGGACAACATCATCGGCGACGGCGGCTACGGGTTCGTGTACCGCGCCGTGCTCCCCAACGGCGTCGCGGTCGCCGTGAAGCGTCTatccggcgacggcgacgcggCCGCCGGCAACCGCGAGTTCCGCGCCGAGCTCGAGGTGCTCGGCAGCCTCAGCCACCCGAACCTCGCGCGCCTGCTGGGCTACTGCGCCGCCGGCCGCGACCGCATCCTCGTCTACGAGCTCCTGGAGCGCGGAAGCCTCGACGCCTGGCTCCACGGCACCGACGCCGAGGACGGCGGCGGCACCGATTCGCTCCCCTGGTCCGCGCGGCTCCGCGTCGCGCGCGGCGCTGCCGCCGCGCTCGAGTTCCTCCACCACGGCCGGCACCCGCCCGTGCTCCACCGCGACGTCAAGTCCAGCAACGTCCTCCTCGGCGAAGGCTTCGAGGCCAAGCTCGCCGACTTCGGCCTCGCCAGGATTGTCAGAGGAAGCCCTGCAAAATCGCACGTCAGCACGCAAGCCGCCGGAACCGCCGG GTATGTGGCGCCGGAGATATGGGACGGCGTGGGCGCAACTGCGAAGGCCGATGTGTACAGCTTTGGCGTGCTGTTGATTGAGATAGTAACAGGGCACCGGCCAAGTTGGCCGATGAAGGCCAGCATGGGCGACAAGGAGGTGAATCTGGTGGACTGGGCAAGGGAGAAGATAGGTGCAGACGAGGCATCGGGGATCCTGGACCGCCGGATGGGCATTGAAGCACAAGGGAAGGAGATGGAGGAGGCCAAGGCACTCTTGGAGATTGCGCGGAGGTGTATCGACAACGCTGCCAAGAACAGGCCCACCATGGAGGAGGCTGTGGCCATGCTCAGCAAGATTTGA